A DNA window from Streptomyces sp. CA-278952 contains the following coding sequences:
- a CDS encoding WhiB family transcriptional regulator, whose product MLINTVTDDALAWQESALCAQAGPEFFFPAPGSSTREAKQLCNACEGRLACLEYALANDERFGVWGGLSEKEREQLRREGRDRG is encoded by the coding sequence ATGCTGATCAACACCGTGACCGACGACGCGCTCGCCTGGCAGGAGTCCGCGTTGTGCGCGCAGGCCGGGCCCGAGTTCTTCTTCCCGGCCCCGGGCAGTTCGACCCGCGAGGCCAAGCAGCTGTGCAACGCCTGCGAAGGCCGACTGGCCTGCCTGGAGTACGCCCTCGCCAACGACGAGCGGTTCGGCGTCTGGGGCGGGCTGTCGGAGAAGGAGCGCGAGCAGCTGCGCAGAGAGGGCCGCGACCGGGGCTGA
- a CDS encoding acyl-ACP desaturase: MTIASPHLGSSKAWTDAQLLYALEEVVEKELNRHLKVAKDWMPHEYVPFSDGRNFPGVFEDGEAWSADQSKVTDIGKIALVVNLLTEDNLPSYHHEIASLFGRDGAWGTWVHRWTAEEGRHGIVMRDYLLTSRAVDPDKLEQFRMAHMAEGFESDNRHSMLHSVAYVAFQELATRVSHRNTGHQSGDPVCDRMLARIATDENLHMVFYRNLLGAAFELAPDLTMQAVRDVVVDFRMPGHGMPGFERAAAQMAIGEIYNMRIHHDDVIQPVLRFLKVMDIDGLGPEGAKAQEELGLYMGGLDSEASKFDEKLAARKARMVARGRA; the protein is encoded by the coding sequence GTGACGATCGCCTCTCCCCACCTCGGCAGTTCGAAGGCGTGGACCGACGCCCAACTGCTGTACGCGCTGGAAGAGGTGGTGGAGAAGGAACTCAACCGCCATCTCAAGGTCGCCAAGGACTGGATGCCCCACGAGTACGTCCCCTTCTCCGACGGCCGGAACTTCCCCGGCGTCTTCGAGGACGGCGAGGCGTGGTCGGCCGACCAGTCCAAGGTCACCGACATCGGCAAGATCGCCCTCGTGGTGAACCTCCTCACCGAGGACAACCTCCCCAGCTACCACCACGAGATCGCCTCCCTCTTCGGCCGCGACGGCGCGTGGGGCACCTGGGTGCACCGCTGGACCGCCGAGGAGGGCCGCCACGGCATCGTGATGCGCGACTACCTGCTCACCTCGCGCGCCGTGGACCCGGACAAGCTGGAGCAGTTCCGCATGGCGCACATGGCGGAGGGCTTCGAGTCGGACAACCGGCACTCGATGCTGCACTCCGTCGCGTACGTCGCCTTCCAGGAGCTGGCCACCCGCGTCTCGCACCGCAACACCGGCCACCAGTCCGGCGACCCGGTCTGCGACCGGATGCTGGCCCGGATCGCGACCGACGAGAACCTCCACATGGTCTTCTACCGCAATCTCCTGGGCGCCGCCTTCGAGCTGGCCCCGGACCTGACCATGCAGGCCGTGCGCGACGTCGTCGTCGACTTCCGGATGCCCGGACACGGCATGCCCGGCTTCGAGCGGGCCGCCGCGCAGATGGCGATCGGCGAGATCTACAACATGCGCATCCACCACGACGACGTGATCCAGCCCGTGCTGCGCTTCCTGAAGGTGATGGACATCGACGGGCTCGGCCCGGAGGGTGCGAAGGCCCAGGAGGAGCTCGGTCTGTACATGGGCGGGCTGGACAGCGAGGCGTCGAAGTTCGACGAGAAGCTCGCCGCCCGCAAGGCCCGGATGGTGGCGCGCGGCCGCGCCTGA
- a CDS encoding excinuclease ABC subunit UvrA yields the protein MDRFPERDAEPYAPGSAHRDIVITGARENNLRDVSLRIPKGRITVFTGVSGSGKSSVVFDTIAVESQRQLNETFTSFLRNRLPKYERPHVASVEDLSVAIVIDQKPLGGNVRSTVGTATDIWSVIRVLFSRCGTPSAGGATAYSFNDPSGMCPECDGVGRTVQLDLDRAIDWSKSLNEGALLLPGLTVGSWEWNLYGGSGRFDNDLPLAEFGEEERRTLLHGSGFTVRLDMRTGAADMRFEGVVTRFERLYLKRDTASLSEKRREAAARFTVERVCGACAGARLNAAALATRIDGLSPADYGRMEVSELVGVLERIVDPVGGPIAAAARERLERLAGIGLGYLSLDRETTTLSGGEGQRLKMVRHLGSSLTGLTFVFDEPSVGLHPRDVGRLGDLLVRLRDKGNTVLVVEHDPDVMAVADHVVDMGPRAGADGGHVVFEGTFERLRDADTLTGRALRGRTPLKETVRSPTGRLPVYGADLHNLKGLDVSFPTGVLTAVTGVAGSGKSTLVSRVFTAAYPEAVVIDQSAITASSRSTPASYIGALDAIRKVFARENGVDAGLFSFNSAGACAGCSGRGEISTDLAFMDPVTTTCPACEGRRFHDDVLKHRVAGRSIVDVLNMTAARAAGLFEDPVLLRKLRALDAVGLTYLALGQPLSSLSGGERQRIKLATQLHRTSSVYVLDEPTTGLHLADTGTLVGLLDRLVDAGNTVICVEHNLDVVKRADWVIDLGPDGGKGGGELVFEGTPAGLLAHPASVTGRYLRRDPGVGPRPGAGVERPRDPGVERPRSPGVEQPVPER from the coding sequence ATGGATCGCTTCCCCGAGCGCGACGCGGAGCCGTACGCCCCTGGCTCCGCGCACCGCGACATCGTCATCACCGGCGCGCGCGAGAACAATCTGCGCGACGTCTCCCTCCGGATCCCCAAGGGCCGTATCACCGTCTTCACCGGTGTGTCCGGTTCGGGCAAGTCGTCGGTCGTCTTCGACACCATCGCCGTGGAGTCGCAGCGGCAGCTGAACGAGACCTTCACCTCGTTCCTCCGCAACCGGCTGCCGAAGTACGAGCGGCCGCACGTCGCGTCCGTGGAGGACCTGTCGGTGGCCATCGTGATCGACCAGAAGCCGCTGGGCGGCAACGTCCGCTCCACGGTGGGCACGGCGACCGACATCTGGTCGGTGATCCGGGTGCTGTTCTCCCGCTGCGGGACCCCGAGTGCGGGCGGGGCGACCGCGTACTCGTTCAACGATCCCAGCGGGATGTGCCCGGAGTGCGACGGGGTGGGGCGCACGGTCCAGCTGGATCTCGACCGGGCGATCGACTGGTCGAAGTCGCTGAACGAGGGGGCGCTGCTGCTGCCCGGTCTGACGGTGGGCAGCTGGGAGTGGAATCTGTACGGGGGTTCGGGGCGGTTCGACAACGATCTGCCCCTGGCCGAGTTCGGCGAGGAGGAACGGCGGACCCTGCTGCACGGTTCGGGCTTCACCGTCCGCCTCGACATGCGGACCGGCGCGGCCGACATGCGGTTCGAGGGGGTCGTGACGCGCTTCGAGCGCCTCTACCTCAAGCGCGACACCGCCTCGCTGTCGGAGAAGCGGCGCGAGGCGGCCGCCCGGTTCACCGTGGAGCGGGTGTGCGGGGCCTGCGCCGGGGCACGGCTGAACGCGGCGGCGCTCGCCACCCGGATCGACGGTCTCTCACCCGCCGACTACGGCCGGATGGAGGTCTCCGAACTCGTCGGCGTCCTGGAACGGATCGTCGATCCGGTGGGCGGGCCCATCGCCGCCGCGGCCCGGGAACGGCTGGAGCGGCTGGCCGGCATCGGGCTCGGGTATCTGAGCCTGGACCGGGAGACCACGACCCTGTCGGGGGGCGAGGGCCAGCGGCTCAAGATGGTGCGGCACCTGGGCAGTTCGCTCACCGGGCTGACATTCGTCTTCGACGAGCCCAGCGTCGGCCTGCATCCGCGCGATGTCGGGCGGCTGGGCGATCTGCTGGTGCGGTTGCGCGACAAGGGCAACACGGTACTGGTGGTCGAGCACGACCCGGATGTGATGGCCGTCGCCGACCATGTCGTCGACATGGGGCCGCGGGCCGGGGCGGACGGCGGTCACGTCGTCTTCGAGGGGACCTTCGAGCGGCTGCGCGATGCCGACACGCTCACCGGCCGCGCGTTGCGCGGCCGCACCCCCCTCAAGGAGACCGTCCGCTCCCCCACCGGCCGGCTCCCGGTGTACGGCGCCGACCTGCACAACCTCAAGGGCCTGGACGTGTCGTTCCCCACCGGGGTGCTGACCGCGGTGACGGGGGTGGCGGGATCCGGGAAGTCGACCCTGGTGTCGCGGGTGTTCACGGCGGCGTACCCGGAGGCGGTGGTGATCGACCAGAGCGCGATCACGGCCTCGTCGCGCTCCACCCCCGCCTCGTACATCGGCGCGCTGGACGCCATCCGCAAGGTGTTCGCCCGGGAGAACGGCGTGGACGCGGGGCTGTTCAGCTTCAACTCCGCCGGGGCCTGCGCGGGGTGCTCGGGGCGTGGAGAGATCTCGACCGATCTGGCGTTCATGGACCCGGTCACCACGACCTGTCCGGCGTGCGAGGGCCGCCGCTTCCACGACGATGTGCTGAAGCACCGGGTCGCCGGCCGGTCGATCGTGGACGTCCTGAACATGACGGCGGCGCGGGCGGCCGGGCTGTTCGAGGATCCGGTGCTGCTGCGGAAGCTGCGCGCCCTCGACGCGGTCGGCCTCACCTACCTCGCCCTGGGGCAGCCGCTCTCCTCCCTGTCGGGCGGTGAGCGTCAGCGGATCAAGCTCGCCACCCAGCTGCACCGCACCTCCAGCGTGTACGTTCTGGACGAGCCGACGACCGGGCTGCACCTGGCGGACACGGGCACGCTGGTGGGTCTGCTGGACCGGCTGGTCGACGCGGGGAACACGGTCATCTGCGTGGAGCACAACCTGGATGTGGTCAAGCGGGCGGACTGGGTGATCGACCTCGGTCCGGACGGCGGCAAGGGCGGCGGGGAGCTGGTCTTCGAGGGAACGCCCGCCGGTCTGCTCGCTCATCCGGCATCGGTCACCGGCCGCTATCTGCGCCGGGACCCGGGGGTGGGACCACGCCCGGGCGCCGGGGTGGAACGACCTCGGGACCCAGGGGTGGAACGACCTCGGAGCCCAGGGGTGGAGCAACCCGTTCCGGAACGGTGA
- a CDS encoding VOC family protein: MISPTFLDGAPNWVDLGTPDLDGATAFYRELFGWGLVPGGPEVGGYGMLTLDGRYVGGVMTVSEEESPSAWSVSFQSPDIVATAAAVERAGGRAAFEPMDVLDLGSMGGFTDPAGAYFGAWQPKAHPGFGVVQEPGSFLWAELYTSDVPAAAAFFGTVFGWGTDQLQVEGTDYTYTTVHPAGAGPDASFGGLVRMGDVPSEAARGPHWLPYFAVADVDATVAGAKRLGGTETLAAMDVPGVGKMANVADPYGAVFAVMRPEPRQ; the protein is encoded by the coding sequence ATGATCAGCCCCACCTTCCTCGACGGAGCGCCCAACTGGGTCGATCTCGGCACCCCCGATCTCGACGGGGCCACCGCCTTCTACCGGGAGCTGTTCGGGTGGGGCCTGGTCCCCGGCGGCCCCGAGGTCGGCGGCTACGGAATGCTCACCCTGGACGGCCGGTACGTCGGCGGGGTGATGACGGTGTCGGAGGAGGAGTCGCCCAGCGCCTGGTCGGTCTCCTTCCAGTCGCCCGACATCGTCGCCACCGCCGCGGCGGTGGAGCGGGCGGGCGGCCGGGCCGCGTTCGAGCCGATGGACGTCCTGGACCTCGGCAGCATGGGCGGCTTCACGGACCCGGCCGGGGCGTATTTCGGCGCCTGGCAGCCGAAGGCGCACCCCGGCTTCGGCGTCGTCCAGGAGCCCGGCTCGTTCCTCTGGGCCGAGCTGTACACCTCCGACGTCCCGGCGGCGGCCGCCTTCTTCGGAACCGTCTTCGGCTGGGGGACCGACCAGTTGCAGGTGGAGGGCACCGACTACACCTACACCACCGTCCACCCGGCCGGCGCCGGCCCGGACGCGTCGTTCGGCGGCCTGGTCCGGATGGGCGACGTCCCGTCCGAGGCCGCCCGGGGCCCGCACTGGCTGCCGTACTTCGCCGTGGCCGACGTCGACGCCACGGTGGCCGGGGCGAAGCGGCTCGGCGGCACGGAGACCCTGGCCGCCATGGACGTACCCGGCGTCGGCAAGATGGCCAACGTCGCCGATCCCTACGGGGCGGTCTTCGCGGTCATGAGGCCCGAGCCGAGGCAGTAG
- a CDS encoding SsgA family sporulation/cell division regulator, translating to MSSVIEQSVQARMVASAPRMETLPATLQYDRQYPFAVRMAFPAPATLEGTEVSWEFSRELLTTGVDSPAGEGDVRVRPFGYERTVLEFHAPEGIAMVHVRTEELRRFLQRAQELVPMGDEHRYLDLDRSLTDLLGGPR from the coding sequence TTGTCCAGCGTTATCGAGCAGTCCGTGCAGGCCCGCATGGTCGCGTCCGCACCGCGGATGGAGACCCTGCCCGCCACTCTTCAGTACGACCGCCAGTACCCCTTCGCCGTACGCATGGCGTTCCCGGCCCCGGCGACCCTGGAAGGCACCGAGGTGTCCTGGGAGTTCTCCCGCGAGCTGCTGACCACCGGGGTGGACTCCCCCGCCGGGGAGGGCGACGTACGCGTACGGCCGTTCGGGTACGAGCGGACTGTGCTGGAGTTCCACGCCCCCGAGGGCATCGCCATGGTCCATGTGCGCACCGAGGAGCTGCGGCGTTTCCTCCAGCGGGCGCAGGAGCTCGTTCCGATGGGCGACGAGCACCGGTATCTGGACCTGGACCGGAGTCTGACCGATCTGCTCGGCGGTCCTCGCTGA
- a CDS encoding ABC-F family ATP-binding cassette domain-containing protein, with the protein MPTTDTHISCASLAFSWPDGSEVFTGLDLTVGPGRTGLIGLNGCGKSTLLRLIAGDLAPQSGVVRTRGALGYLPQNLILDTALRVDEVLGVADRRRALDAVESGDVRPEHFAVIGDDWDIEERSLATLDGLGLDHIGLDRAIGEMSGGECVLLRLAALLLERPGVLLLDEPTNNLDAYARRRLYDAVDAWTGALLVVSHDRELLERVDRIADLREGAVTWYGGNLSAYEEALALQQEAAQRMVRVAESDVQRQKRELADAQVKLARRKRYGQKMWDTKREPKVVMGQRKRSAQESAGKHRILHTERLVAARERLGEAELAVREDEEIRVELPGTRVHPGSEVLLLRDPVPPYGPALRGELMVRGPERIALTGRNGAGKTALLRLIAGQLTPVSGEATPLVATGFLPQRLDVLEDASSVVRNVARSAPDRTDNAVRARLARFLFKGAAADRPAGTLSGGERFRATLAMLLLADPPPRLLLLDEPTNSLDLASVRRLTEALEAYEGALIVASHDVPFLESIGITRWLRLDGGLSDTTARAVREGR; encoded by the coding sequence ATGCCTACCACCGATACCCACATCAGCTGTGCCTCCCTCGCCTTCTCCTGGCCCGACGGCAGCGAGGTCTTCACCGGCCTCGATCTGACCGTGGGGCCGGGCCGCACCGGTCTCATCGGCCTCAACGGCTGCGGCAAATCGACCCTGTTGCGCCTGATCGCCGGTGACCTCGCCCCTCAGTCCGGTGTGGTCAGGACCCGTGGCGCACTCGGCTACCTTCCGCAGAACCTGATCCTGGACACCGCGCTGCGGGTCGACGAGGTGCTCGGCGTCGCCGACCGGCGCAGGGCGCTCGACGCGGTCGAGTCGGGCGACGTCCGGCCCGAGCACTTCGCGGTGATCGGCGACGACTGGGACATCGAGGAACGCTCCCTCGCCACCCTGGACGGACTCGGCCTCGATCACATCGGGCTCGACCGCGCCATCGGGGAGATGTCCGGCGGCGAGTGCGTCCTGCTGCGGCTGGCCGCGCTGCTGCTGGAGCGGCCCGGGGTGCTGTTGCTGGACGAGCCGACGAACAACCTGGACGCGTACGCCCGGCGGCGGCTCTACGACGCGGTCGACGCCTGGACCGGCGCGCTGCTCGTCGTCAGCCACGACCGAGAGCTGCTGGAACGGGTGGACCGGATCGCGGACCTGCGCGAGGGTGCGGTCACCTGGTACGGCGGGAACCTGTCGGCGTACGAGGAGGCGCTCGCCCTCCAGCAGGAGGCGGCGCAGCGCATGGTGCGCGTCGCCGAGTCGGACGTACAGCGTCAGAAGCGGGAACTGGCCGACGCCCAAGTGAAGTTGGCTCGACGCAAGCGCTACGGGCAGAAGATGTGGGACACCAAGCGCGAGCCCAAGGTCGTCATGGGGCAGCGCAAGCGCTCCGCGCAGGAGTCGGCCGGCAAGCACCGCATCCTGCACACGGAGCGGCTGGTCGCGGCCAGGGAGCGTCTCGGCGAGGCGGAGCTGGCGGTGCGCGAGGACGAGGAGATCCGGGTCGAGCTGCCGGGGACCCGGGTCCATCCGGGCAGCGAGGTGCTGCTGCTGCGCGATCCGGTGCCGCCCTACGGCCCGGCGCTGCGGGGCGAGTTGATGGTGCGGGGTCCCGAGCGGATCGCGCTGACCGGCCGCAACGGGGCGGGCAAGACCGCACTGCTCCGGTTGATCGCGGGGCAGCTGACGCCCGTCTCGGGCGAGGCGACCCCCTTGGTCGCGACCGGGTTCCTGCCGCAGCGGCTGGACGTGCTGGAGGACGCGTCGTCGGTGGTGCGGAACGTGGCACGGTCGGCCCCCGACCGCACGGACAACGCCGTACGGGCGCGGCTGGCCCGCTTCTTGTTCAAGGGGGCGGCGGCGGACCGCCCGGCGGGGACCCTTTCGGGCGGGGAGAGGTTCCGGGCGACGCTGGCGATGCTGCTCCTGGCCGACCCGCCGCCCCGGCTGCTGCTGCTCGACGAGCCGACGAACAGCCTCGATCTGGCGAGCGTACGGCGGCTGACCGAGGCGCTGGAGGCGTACGAGGGGGCGTTGATCGTGGCGAGCCACGACGTGCCCTTCCTGGAGTCGATCGGGATCACCCGCTGGCTCCGGCTCGACGGCGGGCTGTCGGACACGACGGCCCGGGCGGTGCGCGAGGGCCGCTGA